The Stigmatella ashevillena genomic sequence CTTGCTCTTCGTGCTCGTGGACGGCTGGTATCTCATCGCCAAGGGCCTGGTCGTCGGCTACCTGTAGGAGACGCTCCATGCACCAACTGTCCGTCATTACCCAGCAGGCGTTGTTCCTGGTGCTCATCGTCTCCGCGCCGCCGGTGCTCATCAGCTTGGTGGTGGGCTTCATCATCGCCCTGTTCCAGGCCACCACGCAGATTCAGGAGCAGACGCTGACGTTTGCTCCCAAGGTCGTCATCGTCTTCATCGTGCTGGCCATGGCGGGGCCGTGGATTGGCCACCAGCTCTTGCGCTTTACCTTCCACGTCTTCGACCGGTTCCCGGCCCTCATCAACGGATGAACAACGTCCAGGAAGCCTTCGCCCGGCTGATCGATCAGTCGAACCTATCGCTGATGATCTTCACGATAGGGCTGCTGATGTGCCGGATCATGCCCGTGCTCATCTTCTCCCCGTTCCTCGGGGGCGAGGTGGTTCCCCCCGAGGTGCGCATGGGGGTGGGCGTTACCCTGTCGCTGGTGCTCTTCCCTTCGGTGGCGGACCGGATGGGGGCACTGCCCACCAGCGCGCTGCCCTACATCGCGCTGCTGCTCAAGGAGGTCTTCATCGGCGTCTCGCTGGCGTTCATCGTCAACATCATCTTCGATGCGGCGCGTGTGGCGGGCACCTTGGTCGACACCATGGCGGGCAGTAACAACGCCCAGCTCTACGTGCCCCAGTTGGGGCAGCAGGTCTCGCTCTTCTCCAGCCTCAAGGTGCAGATGTCCGTGGTGCTGTTCCTCACGCTGGATGGCCACCACATCGTCATCTCGGCCTTGGCGGACAGCTTCGCCATCGTCCCGCTCGACAGCTTTCCCAAGTTCAGCAAGGGGACATGGGCCTTCTTCGATGTGATGAGCCGCGCCTTCGCCAACCTGCTGGCGATCAGCCTCTCGCTGGCCGCGCCGCAGATGCTGGCCGCCTTCCTCACAGACCTGGCCATGGGCGCCGTCAACCGCGTTGCGCCCAACCTCCAGGTCTTCTTCATCGCCATGGCCATCAAGCCCATGGTGTCGGTGCTCATCGCGGCGTTG encodes the following:
- the fliQ gene encoding flagellar biosynthesis protein FliQ; translated protein: MHQLSVITQQALFLVLIVSAPPVLISLVVGFIIALFQATTQIQEQTLTFAPKVVIVFIVLAMAGPWIGHQLLRFTFHVFDRFPALING
- a CDS encoding flagellar biosynthetic protein FliR, producing MNNVQEAFARLIDQSNLSLMIFTIGLLMCRIMPVLIFSPFLGGEVVPPEVRMGVGVTLSLVLFPSVADRMGALPTSALPYIALLLKEVFIGVSLAFIVNIIFDAARVAGTLVDTMAGSNNAQLYVPQLGQQVSLFSSLKVQMSVVLFLTLDGHHIVISALADSFAIVPLDSFPKFSKGTWAFFDVMSRAFANLLAISLSLAAPQMLAAFLTDLAMGAVNRVAPNLQVFFIAMAIKPMVSVLIAALALHMLIGRFQAEFVHMLEILNRAVHLLA